GCAGATGCGGCCGTCCGACCGCAGCATGAAGTTGCCGGGATGCGGATCGCCGTGCAGGAGGCCGGTGCGCGCCGGGGAGGAGAAGTGGAAGAGCGACAGCATGCGGCCTGCCTGGTCGCGGTCCTCCTGACTGCCGTCGCGGATGATCGACGCGAACGGCGTGCCCTCCACCCATTCCGACACCACGACCTTCGGCGCGCTGGCGATGACACGGGGGATCAGCACATGTTCGTCGCCGTCGAAGCCTGCTGCGAAGCGACGCTGGTTGTCGGCCTCGCCTCGGTAGTCCAGCTCCTCGGCCATCCGAGCCTGAAGTTCGGCCAGCAGCGGCTTGACCTCGGTGCCGGGAACGAGCATCTGGAACAGTCTGCTGAACCGCTGGAGCTGTCGAAGGTCGGCGAGCAGGGCCTCGTCGGCGCCGGGGTACTGCACCTTCACCGCGACCTGCCGGCCGTCGTGCCAGGTGGCGCGGTGCACCTGCCCGATGCTCGCCGCCGCGGCGGCCTCGTCGTCGAACTCGGCGAAGCGGGTGGCCCACCGACTGCCGAGCTGCTCGGCGAGCACTCGGTGCACGCTCTTGGCGGGCATCGGCGGCGCCGAGGACTGCAGCTTGGTCAACGCCTCCCGGTAGGGCTCGGCCATCTCGTCGGGAACGGCTGCCTCGAAGACGCTCAGCGCCTGCCCGAACTTCATCGCCCCGCCCTTGAGCTGGCCTAGGACGGCGAAGACCTGCTCCGCCGTCTTCG
This genomic stretch from Actinoalloteichus hoggarensis harbors:
- a CDS encoding ABC1 kinase family protein — its product is MNDLPRRTVQRTAKLASLPLNAAGRVAAGWGRRLTGRSAEEVNADVTAKTAEQVFAVLGQLKGGAMKFGQALSVFEAAVPDEMAEPYREALTKLQSSAPPMPAKSVHRVLAEQLGSRWATRFAEFDDEAAAAASIGQVHRATWHDGRQVAVKVQYPGADEALLADLRQLQRFSRLFQMLVPGTEVKPLLAELQARMAEELDYRGEADNQRRFAAGFDGDEHVLIPRVIASAPKVVVSEWVEGTPFASIIRDGSQEDRDQAGRMLSLFHFSSPARTGLLHGDPHPGNFMLRSDGRICVLDFGAVARLPDGLPRTLGRMVRLALEQRPDDLLDLLRAENFVQPDRELRASDVLAYLAPFVEPLTSEVFHFTRPWLQKQAERVSDLQGSDFRTGRSLNLPPDYLITHRVTLGTTGILCQLGARVPAREIVTAWQPGFAEQP